Proteins encoded by one window of Macaca mulatta isolate MMU2019108-1 chromosome 10, T2T-MMU8v2.0, whole genome shotgun sequence:
- the LOC717831 gene encoding uncharacterized protein LOC717831, whose protein sequence is MVRQENEDLRKQLVEASELLKSQAKELKDAHQQQKLARQDLLELSELVVELCSQKQKVWDKEEEMEVSMQKVNTMWQEI, encoded by the exons ATGGTGCGACAGGAGAATGAGGACCTGCGCAAG caattgGTTGAAGCCTCAGAGTTATTGAAATCCCAGGCCAAAGAACTCAAAGATGCCCATCAGCAGCAAAAGCTGGCCCGGCAGGACTTGTTGGAGCTCAGTGAGCTGGTGGTAGAGCTCTGCTCCCAGAAGCAGAAGGTGTGGGAcaaggaggaggaaatggaggtgTCCATGCAGAAAGTCAACACGATGTGGCAGGAGATCTGA
- the LOC707215 gene encoding tubulin alpha-3 chain, translated as MRECISIHVGQAGVQIGNACWELYCLEHGIQPDGQMPSDKTIGGGDDSFNTFFSETGAGKHVPRAVFVDLEPTVVDEVRTGTYRQLFHPEQLITGKEDAANNYARGHYTIGKEIVDLVLDRIRKLADLCTGLQGFLIFHSFGGGTGSGFASLLMERLSVDYGKKSKLEFAIYPAPQVSTAVVEPYNSILTTHTTLEHSDCAFMVDNEAIYDICRRNLDIERPTYTNLNRLIGQIVSSITASLRFDGALNVDLTEFQTNLVPYPRIHFPLATYAPVISAEKAYHEQLSVAEITNACFEPANQMVKCDPRHGKYMACCMLYRGDVVPKDVNAAIATIKTKRTIQFVDWCPTGFKVGINYQPPTVVPGGDLAKVQRAVCMLSNTTAIAEAWARLDHKFDLMYAKRAFVHWYVGEGMEEGEFSEAREDLAALEKDYEEVGVDSVEAEAEEGEEY; from the exons ATG CGCGAGTGTATCTCTATCCACGTGGGGCAGGCAGGTGTCCAGATCGGCAATGCCTGCTGGGAACTGTACTGCCTTGAACATGGAATTCAGCCCGATGGTCAGATGCCAAGTGATAAAACCATTGGTGGCGGGGACGACTCCTTCAACACGTTCTTCAGTGAGACTGGGGCTGGCAAGCACGTGCCCAGAGCAGTGTTTGTGGACCTGGAGCCCACTGTGGTTG ATGAAGTGCGCACAGGAACCTACAGGCAGCTCTTCCACCCAGAGCAGCTGATTACCGGGAAGGAAGATGCGGCCAATAATTACGCCAGAGGCCATTACACCATTGGCAAGGAGATTGTCGACCTGGTCCTGGACCGGATCCGCAAACTG GCGGATCTGTGCACGGGACTGCAGGGCTTCCTCATCTTCCACAGCTTCGGGGGCGGCACTGGCTCTGGGTTTGCATCTCTGCTCATGGAGCGGCTCTCGGTGGACTACGGGAAGAAGTCCAAGCTAGAGTTTGCCATTTACCCAGCCCCCCAGGTCTCCACGGCCGTGGTGGAACCCTACAACTCCATCCTGACCACCCACACGACTCTAGAACATTCTGACTGCGCCTTCATGGTCGACAATGAAGCCATCTATGACATATGTCGGCGCAACCTGGACATTGAGCGTCCCACGTACACCAACCTTAATCGTCTGATTGGGCAGATCGTGTCCTCCATCACGGCCTCTCTGCGATTTGATGGGGCCTTGAATGTGGACTTGACGGAATTCCAGACCAACCTAGTGCCGTATCCCCGCATCCACTTCCCCCTGGCCACCTACGCCCCAGTCATCTCAGCCGAGAAGGCCTACCATGAGCAGCTGTCCGTGGCCGAGATCACCAATGCCTGCTTCGAGCCAGCCAATCAGATGGTCAAGTGTGACCCTCGCCATGGCAAGTACATGGCATGCTGCATGTTGTACAGGGGGGATGTGGTCCCGAAAGATGTCAACGCGGCCATCGCCACCATCAAGACCAAGCGCACCATCCAGTTTGTGGATTGGTGCCCAACTGGATTTAAG GTGGGCATTAACTACCAGCCCCCTACGGTGGTCCCTGGGGGAGACCTGGCCAAGGTGCAGCGGGCTGTGTGCATGCTGAGCAACACCACGGCCATCGCGGAGGCCTGGGCTCGCCTGGACCATAAGTTCGATCTCATGTATGCCAAGCGGGCCTTTGTGCACTGGTACGTGGGAGAAGGCATGGAGGAGGGGGAGTTCTCCGAGGCCCGTGAGGATCTGGCAGCTCTGGAGAAGGATTATGAAGAGGTGGGCGTGGATTCCGTggaagctgaggctgaagaaGGTGAAGAATACTGA